A DNA window from Ascaphus truei isolate aAscTru1 unplaced genomic scaffold, aAscTru1.hap1 HAP1_SCAFFOLD_411, whole genome shotgun sequence contains the following coding sequences:
- the LOC142483987 gene encoding IST1 homolog gives MGGLPPQVPTMPPTYDSIDNFMPDPRFPPAAGPGSNAPPVAKPRTKTPDNFVLPELPSVPDTLPASSAGAHTSTSEDIDFDDLSRRFEELKKKT, from the exons ATGGGCGGCCTCCCACCACAGGTCCCAACCATGCCTCCTACATACGATTCT ATTGATAATTTCATGCCGGATCCGAGGTTCCCTCCCGCTGCTG GTCCGGGGAGCAACGCGCCACCAGTCGCCAAACCCAGGACTAAAACGCCGGACAACTTTGTCCTTCCTGAGTTACCGTCCGTCCCGGACACACTGCCAGCCTCCTCCGCAGGAGCCCACACGTCCACATCAGAAGATATCGATTTTGACGACCTGTCTCGCCGATTTGAGGAACTAAAAAAGAAGACTTAA